The Coccidioides posadasii str. Silveira chromosome 3, complete sequence genome contains a region encoding:
- a CDS encoding uncharacterized protein (EggNog:ENOG410PKE2~COG:I~TransMembrane:13 (n26-34c39/40o495-515i527-549o555-575i595-615o621-639i646-665o671-690i702-722o734-755i776-793o799-817i829-847o853-875i)~BUSCO:1121at33183), translated as MSATMRPVNTLRPCRTGTRAGFQRRLVLALSAFQSRTFSCTAQRRDDKLKTTPSNLITSVPYSALTVGVPLETYLNERRVALTPQNTALLLKKGFSRVLVERGSGSEAKFPDEAYQSAGATVVGRDELWADSDILLKVRGPRIEGDINEVHQMREGSTLLSLLYPAQNKSIVEALAARRVTSFAMDMIPRISRAQVFDVLSSMANIAGYKAILEASNHFGRFLPGQVTAAGKIPPGKVLVIGAGVAGLSAISAARRMGAIVRGFDTRSAVREQVQSLGAEFIEVDIQEDGSGAGGYAKEMSKEFIEAEMKLFLEQAREVDIIVTTALIPGKPAPKLITDEMVAAMKPGSVIVDLAAEAGGNCTLTVPGQLVTRNGVTIIGYTDLPSRLPTQSSTLYSNNITKFLLSMNPEEKHFGVDPTDEVVRGSIVTHGGEILPPAPRPAPPPTPQPKAASTEVSKESAELALTPFQKVSREVATVTAGMGSALALGKFTGPLFMSNVFTAGLAGLIGYRVVWGVTPALHSPLMSVTNAISGMVGVGGLFIMGGGYLPGTIPQALGALSVLLAFVNVSGGFVITKRMLDMFKRPTDPPEYPWLYAIPGLLFGGGYIAAVSTGMAGLVQAGYLVSSILCISSISGLASQATARQGNMLGILGVSSGILASLAAVGFPVEVLAQFVGVAGIGSILGAIIGRRITPTELPQMVAALHSVVGLAAVLTSIGSVLADIGSISTLHLVTAYLGVLIGGVTFTGSIVAFLKLAGKMASRPLNLPGRHLVNSSLLGSNMALMGAFVTMAPGSPAIAAACLGTSTVLSFLKGYTTTAAIGGADMPVVITVLNAYSGFALVAEGFMLDNPLLTTVGSLIGVSGSILSYIMCVAMNRSLTNVLFGGISAPTQAEHKIEGQITKTSVDDTADALLNAESVIIVVGYGMAVAKAQYAISEITRMLRAKGVKVRFAIHPVAGRMPGQCNVLLAEAAVPYDIVLEMDEINDDFGETDVTLVIGANDTVNPIALEPGSAIAGMPVLHVWKSKEVIVMKRGMSSGYADVPNPMFYMPGTKMLFGDAKNSCDAIQHALESRK; from the exons ATGTCCGCAACAATGAGGCCTGTCAACACCCTGCGCCCGTGTCGAACTGGTACCCGTGCGGGGTTCCAGAGGCGTCTGGTGCTCGCTCTTTCAG CTTTCCAGTCTCGCACATTCTCCTGCACTGCACAGAGACGAGACGATAAACTAAAAACTACCCCTTCCAATCTCATCACCTCCGTCCCGTACTCAGCCCTCACGGTCGGCGTTCCCCTCGAAACCTACCTCAACGAACGCCGTGTGGCTCTCACGCCTCAGAATACAGCCCTTCTCCTCAAGAAAGGCTTCAGTCGCGTGCTCGTCGAACGCGGTTCCGGCTCCGAGGCCAAGTTCCCAGATGAAGCGTATCAGAGTGCGGGCGCGACCGTGGTTGGGCGCGATGAGCTATGGGCGGACAGCGACATCCTACTCAAGGTCCGCGGTCCTAGGATCGAAGGAGATATCAACGAGGTGCACCAGATGCGCGAAGGTTCAACGCTACTTTCACTCCTGTATCCGGCGCAGAATAAGAGTATCGTGGAGGCGTTGGCCGCTCGGCGGGTGACGTCGTTCGCAATGGATATGATTCCTCGCATTTCTCGTGCTCAGGTGTTTGACGTGTTGAG TTCTATGGCAAATATTGCGGGCTACAAGGCCATCTTAGAGGCGTCAAATCACTTCGGCAGGTTTTTACCCGGTCAAGTGACTGCAGCTGG AAAG ATCCCTCCGGGCAAAGTCCTGGTCATTGGTGCTGGTGTCGCAGGTCTTAGTGCAATCTCTGCC GCGCGTCGGATGGGTGCAATCGTACGCGGTTTTGACACTCGCTCCGCGGTGAGAGAGCAAGTTCAATCTCTTGGAGCTGAATTTATCGAAGTTGATATCCAAGAAGATGGCTCCGGAGCTGGTGGATATGCAAAAGAAATGTCCAAAGAATTCATCGAGGCCGAAATGAAACTGTTCCTCGAGCAAGCTCGTGAAGTTGACATCATTGTCACCACGGCTCTGATCCCCGGGAAACCCGCTCCTAAGCTGATCACTGATGAG ATGGTCGCCGCGATGAAACCAGGCTCCGTTATCGTCGATCTGGCGGCTGAAGCTGGAGGAAATTGCACGTTGACCGTTCCGGGACAGTTGGTGACTCGAAATGGCGTTACTATTATCG GTTACACTGACCTTCCGTCCCGGCTTCCCACGCAATCCTCTACTTTGTACTCGAATAACATTACCAAGTTCTTACTCTCAATGAACCCTGAAGAGAAGCACTTCGGTGTCGACCCTACAGATGAAGTCGTACGCGGCTCAATCGTCACTCACGGCGGCGAAATTCTCCCGCCAGCACCGCGACCTGCACCTCCTCCAACGCCGCAGCCAAAGGCTGCAAGCACAGAGGTGTCCAAGGAGTCCGCTGAGCTTGCCCTGACGCCGTTCCAAAAGGTATCCCGCGAGGTGGCGACCGTGACAGCGGGAATGGGATCAGCTCTCGCGCTCGGGAAATTTACGGGCCCATTGTTCATGAGTAATGTATTTACTGCCGGTCTCGCAGGTCTAATCGGATATCGAGTTGTCTGGGGTGTGACTCCTGCTTTGCACTCTCCCCTGATGAGTGTGACCAATGCGATCTCCG GTATGGTCGGTGTTGGAGGCTTGTTCATCATGGGTGGTGGATATCTTCCTGGCACCATTCCTCAGGCCCTCGGGGCTCTGTCTGTCCTTCTCGCTTTCGTCAACGTATCCGGTGGATTTGTGATCACCAAGCGCATGCTTGATATGTTCAAAC GTCCCACTGATCCCCCAGAGTATCCTTGGTTATATGCTATCCCCGGTCTTCTCTTCGGTGGAGGATACATTGCCGCCGTAAGCACTGGAATGGCAGGCCTTGTGCAGGCAGGCTACCTCGTGAGCAGCATTCTCTGCATCAGTTCCATCTCTGGGCTTGCCTCCCAGGCAACTGCACGACAAGGAAACATGCTCGGTATCTTAGGTGTTAGCTCCGGTATCCTGGCGTCTTTGGCCGCCGTTGGCTTCCCCGTCGAAGTTCTCGCCCAGTTCGTTGGCGTCGCTGGTATTGGTAGTATCCTCG GTGCAATCATCGGCCGTCGCATTACGCCAACTGAGCTCCCCCAAATGGTTGCTGCTTTGCACTCTGTTGTTGGTCTGGCTGCTGTCTTGACCAGCATTGGTAGCGTCCTCGCGGATATTGGATCGATCTCTACTTTGCACCTTGTTACCGCCTATCTAGGTGTCCTCATTG GTGGTGTCACTTTCACCGGTTCAATCGTCGCGTTCCTTAAGCTTGCGGGGAAAATGGCATCCAGGCCGCTGAACCTCCCTGGGCGACACTTGGTTAACTCCTCACTACTCGGTAGTAACATGGCGCTTATGGGCGCGTTCGTGACTATGGCTCCTGGTTCACCCGCCATCGCTGCTGCATGCTTGGGCACAAGCACGGTTCTGAGTTTCTTGAAGGGATATACCACCACTGCTGCTATCGGTGGCGCTGACATGC CTGTCGTAATCACTGTCCTCAACGCGTACTCTGGTTTTGCTCTTGTTGCAGAAGGTTTCATGTTGGATAACCCGTTGCTTACCACTGTTGGCTCATTGATTGGAGTCAGCGGTTCCATTCTGTCGTATATTATG TGTGTTGCCATGAACCGGTCATTGACCAACGTCTTGTTCGGTGGCATCTCTGCGCCAACGCAAGCCGAACACAAGATTGAAGGGCAAATCACAAAGACTTCGGTCGACGACACCGCTGATGCTCTCCTAAATGCAGAGAGTGTCATTATT GTTGTCGGATACGGTATGGCTGTCGCCAAGGCTCAATATGCGATTTCTGAAATTACGCGAATGCTCCGAGCCAAAGGCGTCAAAGTGCGGTTCGCCATTCACCCTGTTGCCGGAAGAATGCCTGGACAGTGCAACGTCCTTCTCGCGGAGGCAGCTGTTCCGTATGATA TCGTTTTGGAGATGGATGAGATCAACGATGACTTCGGCGAAACCGACGTTACCCTGGTCATCGGTGCCAATGACACGGTGAATCCGATTGCGCTTGAGCCAGGCTCCGCTATTGCCGGCATGCCCGTGCTCCACGTGTGGAAGAGTAAGGAGGTCATTGTTATGAAGCGTGGAATGTCCAGTGGTTATG CCGATGTACCGAACCCCATGTTCTACATGCCCGGAACAAAGATGTTGTTTGGCGATGCGAAGAATTCATGTGATG CCATCCAACATGCTCTTGAGTCTCGAAAGTAG